The Hugenholtzia roseola DSM 9546 DNA segment AAGAATTGGTCTGCGCTACCTTGAAATTCTATTGTCGTGCCTGCGGGCATGCCGATATGACCCTTTTGGTCGTAATCGCCGCAAATGTGCAAATGTGAGTTTAGTGTAGGGTGCAAATTGACCTGTGCGCCTGCTTCTATCGTCAGGTTGCGGACAAAGGCATCTCCTGTGGCTGCGCCGGGGTGAGCTACTAAGCCGTCAGGTCGGATAAGCGGAAAGTTTGTAATGGGTATGCCTTCTAATTGGGCAGGAATGACAACATCTGTATTGCAATCAGGCAGGGCATCTACGCCACAAGGACGACTCCAGTTATTGATATTAAACCAGTTATCGTCTTGGTCGCCCGTCCAGACGTATTGCACCGTTCCCACACAAATAGAACTTGTTAGGATACAACCCCCTACATTGACGGCTACTTGATAGTTTGTAGTCCGTTGTACCTGTACCGTAATTTGAGGTGTAGTTTGTCCGCCCGGTGTCCAAAGGTAATCTAACGCGCCGAAAGTTTCCCCATCTAAAAGGACGCTTGTCCCATAGAAAATGTTGATATCAGGACCTAAATTAAGAGCATTAAAAGACGAGAAATAACCATACCTACAGCCTGTAGAAGCTCCTCCATTTACCAAGCCCATGTGAAAGAGTGCGCTGTCGTTTTCTATTACATTACCCGCCACAGGGATGCTGTTATTGCTGGCAGTAGCATAAGCCCCAGTGCCGTCTAAGGTTATGCGAGCGGAACGCCAGACATTAGAAGTGCCGGGTACAAAGGTAAAAGCACTGGCAGGAACGGCTGTTCCATTGATTTTGAAATCATCATGAAAACCGTTCTTGACAAGCAAGGTCATACTAAAACTTTCATTTGTAGAACGAATAAAATTAACCCTGCGCGAGCCTGTACATTCAATAGGCGGCACTAAGGCGCAACCTGTTTCACAGCCATAGCCCGAAAAGTGAAGCACATAAACGGGCTTATTGGAAGTAATATAAGCCCTTATACTTCCCATGGGCATATTTAAAGTGTGCTGCTGTTGCCGGTTGAGATTCACCGCTGCTAAGGCAGTACCGTCGCGGTTGATGTTGATGGTAGTGCCGTCTTCTATTGCCAGAATATATACCTTTTCATCTTGAGAATTGCTTGGCACGCCCAAAGTACCACGCATAATGATATATTCTGTACCTAAAATATCCACAGGCACAATCTGGTCACCTGCCAAGTCATAACAGCCGCCTGCACCACTGTTAATGGAATCATGATAAACCGTAACGGCTACGGGCTTATTAGAAGTTACACGTGAGCCGAAAGGCGCGTTTCCCGCAGAAGGCTGATTGGCGGCAGCGCAATAGGTTTCGCCTCTATTTAGGGTAATACTAAAAGTAGAGTTCGCTGCGTGTCCCTTGATGGCGCGTGTATTATTGATGGTTACTAAGGTGTTATCCTCTGTGGCTACAATGATAAAACCTGAATGTCCATTAGGCGTTAAGTTGTTTTGATGATTCCATGCTGTTTGCATAGGCACATAAAAATCTGTTCCTAAGCCGTTTGCACCTTTGAGGGCGAAAATGTCGGGGTTATTGTTACGCACAACTTCATAGTAACCAGAAATTTTAGCGGTAGCTTCTATCAGGATACCTGTGCGGTGCTTGATGGTGTAATCCCAATTTGTTGCTGCGGTGGAGGCAGGGTCTATGGCTCTTGGCGTTTCTATCTCAAACTTGCGCCCTGTCAAATCTATTTGTTGGGCAGTGTTAGCTGGAATTGTTACGACAATCGGTACAAAGGCTCCGTTGGCAGGTTGGCTAATAACTACCGTTGCCTCTTGTGTGTAAGCTGTTAGATACAAGCGAATGTCTTGGTCTCCATGACCTGCGGTTACTTCGGGTGCGGCAAACCAGAAGCGCGTATCAATTTGCGCCTGTAGAGATAAGAGAGTTCCTATTTGCAGAACAAACAGAAAAAGTAAGGAGTAGAGTAAGCGATGTAGCCTCAACATAAAGAAAGGGGATTTAAGAGTAAAAGTAGCGTCATTTTGTAGAAGTATTTGGCGTGTCAGATTTTGGAAATTCAATCTTTTCAGAGTTGGAATAGGGAGAGAAAAGGGTTTTGTGTTTTCCATTAGAAAAACGGAAAAATTCTTTTTGTGCGTTCGATAAAATAGTGGTGATTGCTGGCTTAAAAGTAATGCTATTGTTTGTATTAACCAAGAAAAGTTCGACTAACCCTATGTTAAAAACGATAGAAGAGGGGGCATTCGAAAGAATACTGCAAAGGTACGCAACAATAGCGATAAGAAGCAAGTGCATATCGTTTTAATTATACTCTTTCTTGGAAAAAAAGAAAAAAGGTTCTAAAAAAAGGACTTTGACCCAAAATCTTTTTTTTATCCCTATCCTGCTCCTTTTAAGAAGTTTTTAGATTTTACGCTATTTCCTTACAAACGTTACAAAAGGTGCGAAAAGTATTGAAAAAGTGTTGGCTTGCGTGAAAAAGAGAATCCGCTCCAAACCAAATACTGCCCATTTTCTTTATGCCAAAGGATAAGTTACAAGATTTGTAGGTTGCTTTGGGCTTGCGTTTGCAGAATCGTATTTTTTTAGCGAAATTTAGGGCGCGAAAACATACTTTCTAATGCTATGCCTACTCCCGATTTGACCCAAATTCCCTTCCAAGCCATAGAAAAGGCTTGGCAAGAGGCAGCCCAAACGCCTTTCTATCAGGCAGATATGGATTCTATCCCTACTTGGCAAACCGCCGAACAGATTCAGGTCAAGCCCTATTATCAATCTTTGGACAGTGAGCCGCTTTTGCACCCTGACTTTGCCGCAGGTATCGCTCCTTTTTTGCGCGGACCTTATGCCACTATGTATGCGGTGCGCCCCTGGACAATTCGCCAATACGCAGGTTTTTCTACCGCCCAAGAGTCTAACGCCTTTTATAGGCGCAATTTGGCAGCAGGTCAGAAGGGGCTTTCCGTTGCTTTCGATTTGGCTACACACAGAGGATACGATTCCGACCACCCACGTGTCGTAGGAGATGTAGGCAAGGCAGGGGTAGCCATCGATTCGGTAGAGGATATGAAAGTGCTTTTCGACCAAATTCCCTTAGACCAGATGTCCGTCTCGATGACCATGAACGGTGCCGTTATTCCCATCATGGCGTTTTATATCGTAGCCGCAGAGGAGCAAGGGGTGAGTCCTGAAAAATTGAGTGGCACGATTCAGAACGACATCTTGAAGGAGTTTATGGTGCGCAATACCTACATCTATCCGCCCAAACCGAGCATGCGCCTAATTGCCGATATTTTTAAATATACTGCCGAAAAAATGCCCAAGTTTAATTCTATCAGCATCAGCGGCTACCACATGCAGGAAGCGGGGGCAACGGCAGACATCGAGTTGGCTTACACCTTAGCCGATGGATTGGAGTATGTTCGCACAGGCATTGCAGCAGGCATGGACATTGACGACTTTGCGCCGCGCCTTTCCTTTTTTTGGGCAATCGGCATGAACCATTTTATGGAAGTGGCTAAGATGCGGGCAGGGCGTTTGCTTTGGGCAAAATTGATTAAACAATTTAACCCCAAAAATGAAAAATCTATGGCACTGCGCACACATTGTCAGACTTCGGGCTGGTCTTTGACCGAACAAGACCCCTTCAACAACGTAACGCGCACTTGCATCGAGGCAATGTCGGCAGCCTTAGGCGGCACACAGTCTTTGCATACGAACTCTTTGGACGAAGCCATTGCACTGCCTACTGACTTTTCTGCACGTATCGCACGCAATACACAAATTTTTATACAAAAAAATACAGAAATCACAAAAGCAATAGACCCCTACGCTGGTTCGCATTACGTAGAAAGCCTAACTGCCGCCTTAGTAGAACGCGCTTGGACGCTGATAGAGGAGGTAGAAAAGTTGGGCGGCATGACAAAGGCGATTGAGGCAGGAATCCCGAAGATGCGCATCGAGGAGGCGGCGGCACGCAAGCAGGCACGCATCGATGGGCAGAAAGATGTCATTGTGGGCGTGAATAAGTATGCGGTAGAAGAAAATACAGAAATTGAACTACTTGAAGTAGATAATACGGCTGTGCGCGAGTCGCAAATTGCGCGTCTTTCCGAAATTAAGGCAAACCGCGATGAAAAAGCCGTACAAAAAGCCCTTTTTAAGATTAAAGAGGCAGCACAAAATCAGAGTGGCAATATGTTGGAATTAGCCGTAGAAGCGGCAAGGCTTCGCGCTACTTTGGGTGAAATTTCTGCTGCTATGGAAAGTGTTTTTGGCAGATTTCAAGCAGAAACCCGCTTAATTTCAGGTACTTATGCGAAAGAAATTGCAAAAAACGAAGACTTTGTAAAAGCCCAACAGCTCTCCAATCAATTTGCGCAGCTCGAGGGTCGTCGTCCGCGTATTCTCATTGCTAAGATGGGGCAAGATGGGCATGACAGAGGGGCAAAAGTAATTGCGACAAGTTTTGCAGACTTGGGCTTTGATGTCGATATCAGTCCCCTTTTCCAAACGCCCGAAGAGGTTGCGCGCATGGCGATGGAAAATGACGTGCATTTGGTTGGTGCGTCTTCTTTGGCGGCAGGGCATAAAACGCTCATTCCCCAACTGATTGAGGAACTCAAAAAGGTAGGGCGCGAAGATATTTTAGTGGTAGCAGGGGGCGTGATTCCGCCAAAGGATTACGATTTTCTGTATCAAAAGGGTGTAGCAGCCGTTTTTGGTCCTGGAACGGTGATTGCAGTGGCGGCGCAGAAGATTTTAGAAAAATTACTTTTGGAAGTCGAGTAAAAAAACTATCAAGTCTTAAAAGTAGGGACAAGGCATTGCCTTGTCCTAATTGTTAGGAAATTGTTATGAAAGGGCTTCCATTTAGACTACTCTATTTCGAGCGAATCGCCTCCACAGGGTCTAAACGGGCGGCTATCCAAGCAGGAATTACGCCCGCGCTCAATCCTATCAAAAGGGCAATGACTAAGCCCAGCAAAATATTGCCGTAGTTTATCACAATGACAAAAGTATCAGTGGAGAGGAAGGAGAGCAGCGAAACCAATATCAGACCAAAGAAACCGCCGATAACGCTCAAAAAGATAGCCTCGAAAAGGAATTGAAACAAGATAAATTCATTTCGCGCACCCAAAGATTTTTGGATACCGATAAGGTTTGTACGCTCTTTTACAGACACAAACATAATGTTGGCAATGCCAAAGCCTCCTACTAAGATAGAAAAACTCCCTATCACGGCACCTGCCAACGTGAGAACGGCGATAATGCCATCTAAAAACTTAGCAAACATTTCTGGGCGATTGAGGGCGAAGCTATCTTCCTGTTTAGCTCCAATGCCGCGATAGCTACGTAGCAGACCGCGCATTTCACCTTCCAAATCCTGCAAATCGGTATCATTTTCAAAGCCTTTGGCGGCAATGGTGGGGAAAACCCCGCGCTTGGAGGCAAATTTTTTGACGTAAGTAAAATAGGGAATAATGCAAATGTTGTCGTTGCTTGGCGCATCTAATAGGTTCTCGCCTTGTTTTTTCAAAATCCCAATCACTTTAAACTTTTCGCCGCGCAATTTGACAAACTTCCCTATCGGATTTTCCAAACCAAAAAGTTCGGCGGCTAAGGTGTGTCCCAAAATGACTACTTCGGCGGAATAATCTGCCTCTGGTAGCGTAAAATATCGCCCTTCTTCTACGGGAATGTCGGCTACTTCGGCGTGGCTGTGCGTAATGCCTTGTACGGCAAGCCCCGAAACGCTATTTTCTTTGTATTTGATGGTAAAGCCGCCACGCACCGTAAAGACCGAAACGGCAGAGGCTTTAGTGAGCCTTTTGCGCAAAAATTCATATTCTTCTATTGTCGGATTGGGGCGCGAAAAATACTTCCACCAAGGGTAGTCTGGCTCAAAAATCCAAGGCATGCGCTGCACATAAATCACCTTTTCGCCCAAAAAAGAAAGGCTATCTTTGATGCCGCGCTCCAAAGCATCTACAAAGGTCAGCACCCCGATAATGGCAAAAATGCCAATCGTAACGCCTAAAAGAGAAAGAACGGTGCGCAAGATGTTTTCGCGCAAAGCTGCCATGCCAAAGCGCAGGGATTCCCAAAAAAGGCGAATCGCGATAGGAATTTTCATAACTTGAAATAGGTCTAAATGAGACCTTATTAGTAGCGAGCCTTGCTTACTTGTTACAAAAAGCGGGCTTTTTTTCTTTTTGGCAATATTTTAGCTTCGAAATCCGAATCCAAGACCCCATAGTGGGCTTTGTTTTGTATGTTTGTAAAAACTTGTTTTCCTTATCCCATAGTCCAAATCGGTATGAAACGTTTTTTGATGTGCTTTTTCTTTTTTGCAGCCGCTACGCTTGCTATGGCTTCGCTCCAAACGGCGCAAGCGCAATGCAGTATAGATTCTATCTTTCAAGCCAAAGCCATGACGCAGTTTGCCAAAAATAAATACCAACTTTCGCGTAGTTATCGCATCGAGCCTTCGTGTAGAGGCTGTTCTACCTATAAAAGTTATACTTGTATCCTAACCAAAGGCAATACCTATGTCTTAGAAATTTCGAGTACGGAGGGGCAGGCGCAGGGGCTAATTGCACAATTCAAAGACGTTACGGGTGCGATTGTGGCTTCTAATTATGATGCTGTGAAGAAAAGAAGTTACTACTCTGTAACCTTTGAATGTAACAAGACCGCCCCTTACTACCTCAATTTTTCTTCTGTCGATGGCAAAAAGCCCTGTGGGGTAGCTATTTTGGGGTTTCGGATTACAAAGTAGTGTCATAAAAGTAAGACCTGTAGGGACAAGGTACTGCCTTGTCCTAATTTTGTTCCTTTTTTCAGACTACATAACTTTAAACTAAATGGCTAATTAGCCCTAAAAAACAGGCTAAACAGAAAAATTTTATTTGATGGGTTTTCAAAGCTAAAAAACAGCGTTTTGTATTTGTTTTTTGCTATTTTTGTGGTATCTTACAACGCAAATCCAAGATTTGCCATACTGATAGGTCGTAGTCGGAGACTACGCCCAATAGGGCGAGGCTATCTTGTTAGGAACTTGCTTTTTTGGATTGCTGTTGGTTCTTCTTCCACTAAAACTCAATCCTTATTTTTTCTACTTCCTCTTTTGCTTGTTTGCGAAGTTCAAAAGAATAACGCACTTTCTCGCTGATTTCTTGCAAAACTTTTCCTTCGGGTAGGTACACTAAAATTCTGCCTAAATCATAGTCGGAAATGTTGGGAATGGCTGCACCTGTTCGGTACATAAAAACCTGTTTCAAAAACATTTCTGTTCGCAAGTAGTAGAGCAAATAGTACAAATCTACTTTGCAGTTTCGCAAAATTCTGAAGCCATTGGTGCAAATACTTCCTTCGTAATCTTTTGTCGCTAAGGCGGTTGCGTGCTTGTTTGTGCCTATGGAATTACCCGCTACTGCTGTCAAAATATCGTTTTCTCTGACTTCATAACTTGCTCGGCTTGGCAACTCGTGAACTAAATAACTTGTTGCATTGATAATCTCATAACTATGCGTATTGATGTCTGAAAGTTCTATGTAATCAACCGTTTCGTTTGCTTGTGAAAGTTTTTTGCTTTTTATTTTTACTATCTCACAAAGGTCTGCAAGTTTTACGGCATTTTGACTTGTGAGTTTATTTAGCAACTTTCGATTTTGAGGTGCGTAATAATCAAAGTCAAACCTTCCAGTTAATTCAGCAACGGGAAACGTAAAACTATTTTCAGTTTCAATTGCTATTTCGTTAGTTATCTGAAATTGTTTGTAATCTTGAATTATTTTACTGAAATCTTCCTCTAAAATTGGCTCTTTATTCTTGTTTTTCAATAAGTTACCAAACTCATCTTTTTGGTAAATTGGATTACCGTTTTTGTTTCCTTGATAACCCAACTTGGTAACTCTGCCAAAAAATACTTTTGGTTCGGAAACCTCACAGGTTTTCAAAACCTGTGAGGTTTGTTTCTCTAAAAATAAAATGGACGTTTTTACGCCCGTTCCAAATGGAATAAAAGTTTCTTGTGGTAAATTGACTACTGCCAAAACCTTTGTTTTTTGTTTGATAAAATATCGCAAATATTCCAAAGATGGATTTTCAAACATTCCGTTAGGTAGTACGATTGCCATTCTGCCACCTTCTTTCAAAAGTTGCAAACACCTTTCAATAAACAGAATTTCAGGTGTTTGCCCTGTATGTAAAGTTTTGGTTTTGAAATAGTTAGTGTTTTCTCCTTGCCATTTATAGCCTAATTCGTATTTCCGCAATAGTTTTTCATTCGTAATTTTTCCTAATGTGCCAAAAGGTGGATTTGCCAAAACAATATCCATTTGATTTTCAATCTGTTGCCCGAAAGACAAAGCCAATTCGTCTAAATCTTCTAAGGAATTTTGAGCAACAATATTGAGGTTGGTGTTGCACTCCAACAACAATTTCATTTTAGCGATTTTGACAATGGTTTTATTGATGTCAATGCCAAAAAGGTTGGGGATAATTTCTTGTTTGGAAGTCTGAAAATTATCTGACAAATATTGATAAGCGGAAAATAAAAAACCACCACTGCCACAAGTGGGGTCAATAATTTTTTCGTGGGGCTTGGGTTGTAAAAATTCCACACAAAAATTTATCACAGGTTCAGGTGTAAAAAATTGTCCTCTGTCTGCTTTTTCGGTACTTGCCAAAAACTTCTGAAACGCCAAACCTTTGGCATCTGTGGTATCTGAAAAGTCTATATGTTGTAATTTATTGACTGCAAAAGCCAAACTTGCAAGGCTTAATTTTATCTTTTCGTTAGGCTCAAAAATATCTGTAAAATCTTTTTTAGATTTTTCCCAAAGTTCAAATGTTCTTTCCGTAAAGTCATTAGATACATTATTGTCCAGACATTCTTTGTATTCTTTCTCGTCAATCCAAAACCAATTTTTACGCAATTTTCTATTAAACACCTTCATAAACAATACTTTGAGCATTTCGTCTAATGCTTGCTGTGCCGAGAGTCCGTCATTGGCGTAAATGCTATTGTGGATTTCGGAAAACTTTTTGAGTAGAGAAGTGTCTTTTTGAAGGGTAAAGATGTTAGGCTGTTCCATTTTCGCTTTGATTAGTTGGTTGATAGTGGCTTAATCTAAGTAATGCAAGCAAAAGTAAATTTGCAACTTTGATATTGTAGTCTTCATAACGCATTAAAGTATGTGCAATATCATTTCTCAAATTAAAGCCAACTCCTCTATCTGTTAAGAGAAATTTAAGGAAAGTCCAATCGTTTGTTTTTATTAGGTTTGACACTTTTCCTTCTTCTAATTCCTTAAATAAATCATTTAGGTCTTTTTCAACTGTTTTATTCTTAACTTGCCCTTTTGTTTGAAAAGTTATTTCACCATTCAATTCAAAAATATCCCTTACAATACCTTCCATTTTAGAAGCCAAACTATCTATAAATAAAATAAAACTTGGCTGATAACCTTTGTTTTCAAAAGCTTTATCTATTTCTACAAAATAATTTTCTAAAGCAGGTTTAATAAAGTCCGTCCATTTGTATTCGTAAGAAAAACCATTTGCCCTTTTAGTTATTTCTTGCCCGAACCAAGTATTTTGTTCTAAAAAGTTAATCAAAATATCAAATGTTAAAACCTTGTTTTTTACCAATTCATTAAAACAATGAACCACAAACAAGTTGTAGTACGTATCTAATAAAATGCCATAAAACTTTAATTTTTCGTATTTCTCTGAACCTCCTTCAAATTCTTGAGCAGTATGTCCATTGTTATCAAGAACTGACTTTGATAATTGACTTAAAAAGTTATTGCTATCATTCTCTTGATTACTTGCTAAACTATTAATTTCTGAAATAGAAACCATAGTATTATCTGAAGAAGATAATAATTGTAGGATTTCTTTAATGTCTTTTGCTAATAGTTCTGCCTTCATAGTATTAAAAGTTTCTATTTGAGATGAAACATCTATTACTTGATGAGTTTCAAACAATTGCCTTGATGCTATTAACTGTTTATACCTTTCGGCTGTTTCTTGGATTTTATCCTCCATTTTTAGACTTGAATAGATATTTAAAGCCTGTAAGCAAAAAACAGAATTGGCTAAGTCTTGCCTTTCAATAGACATTTTTTCATACACTTTGGCAATTTCTAACAGCCAATTATAGGTAGAGGTACTAAATTTTTGGTCTATTTTTTTTCCTAAATAGAAAAAGGCTATTGTTTTGTCAAATATTTCTACAATAGGTTTTATTTCTAAGAGTCGGTGTGCAGAATTAAAACAAATTTCTTGTAGATTAAAAGTAATTAATTTAGTTTTGAAGTTTTTAAAATCTTCTACTAAATAAGTTACAAGTGCTTTAAGAAATACAAAATTTCTTTGATAAAGAAAAGTTGTATTTTCTATGATAGTATTGATTGTCTGTTGTTTGTTATAATTCGTTTCAATAGCAATCATACAAGCATTTCTCGTTGCGTGATAGATTTTAGTATCTATATTTTCAATACTTAAATCAGACTTATAAATCTCTATAAGTTCTAAATAAGAATTTACAGCAGTTTCAATGTAGTATCGTCTGCTCTCTGTTGCATTTGATAATAACAAAAGTAAGTGAGAATAATAGGCTTTCAAAAAAGGGTGATTACTTTCTGCTAATCTCTCTTTAAGACGAATAAAGAAGTTTTCTGTTAAATTATTTATGTCAATATTTGGGTGCTTATTACCATCTGTATCAGTCAATATACTACTCTCTATAACTTTATTATCATCTGTGATATAAAGATGTTTGAAAACAATAATTTCAAAACAAGATATATTTTCTAAGCCATCAATATTTTGAAATGGAATAAATAAATCTGCAATGTTTTCATTGCGTTGATATTTATAACCTTCGTATTCAAGGTGTGCAAAAACATCTTCAATCTTTGAAAAATGGGGAGTGTTCATATTGCTTTTATTAAGGCTTACATTCACGCGCAAATATACTACACATTTGTGTAAAACAAAAATCACTCGTCTGTTTCTTCAAAATCTTCTCTTGTGTCTAATTGGCTTTCGTCAATTTCTCTTGGTGTAGGTTTTGTTTCTTGTATCAATTTTTCAAGGTCGTTGTACCAAGGTGGCGTAAAAATCGGTTGTGTTTTTTCGTCTTTTACCAAAACATCAATCGTGTAGTTTTGATACAAATGTTCGGGTGAAGTGGGCGAATGACTAATTTTTTCGCTGTTCATAAAGGCAAATTCGTGTCTGCCTGTCCGCAAAAACAAATCTACTGCCATAATATTGAAGTCCTTTACCAAAGGTGCTGCCTGGTTTATTTGTGTGATTTCACCAATTCTTTTGCTTGGTTGGTGGGTTTCCAAAATGGCGATTGCACCCTCTACATTTCGGTAGGCTTGTTCGGTAAAAACTTCATCGGGTTGATTATCAATCCACGTTTTAAGGTCTTGCTCGGTTTTCCAAATTCCTTCCAAATATACGCTAAACGCACCTGCGGTTTCCAAAACCCACGTAAAAGGCGGAAAAGTTTTATCGGGATTTTTCTTTTCCCAATCTTCTTTGGTTTTGGTGTAGGCTTTTAGTCCTTTGTCGTAAGTCTTTTGTTTGGCATCGGGTTTTGGGAAAGCCAAAGGTTTCAAAAAACGAAACAATTTATCTTTGTTGTCCAACTTTGAGCCTCTAAACTCGGAATTACTTTTTAGTCCTTTGCACTCAATTACTAACCATTCATTTTTGGTTTCGCCTCTTTTGCGAATATAAAAGTCGCCTCTTGCCTCACTATTCTTAGCGTTATTACCTCCTGCGGGTTTTTCTTTAATACGCAAGACTTCGTAACCCAAATTTTCCAAATACTGTTTCAACAATAATTCGCTAATTGCTCCCATAATGTAGCCGTTGGCACTTGGGCTACTTCGTAAGGCTTGTAAAAATACATTTGTCGTTACGCCAAATCGTTTTTCTATAAATTCTTGTATTTCGTCTTGCATTTTGGTGATTAAAGTTTTGTAAATTTAGCAGTTTTCTTTCAAATCACGCACAACGGTTTGCCGCTTGCCGCAGTGGGGGATTTCGGAGCACTTCAATGTCAACCAAGCACAAATGTTGTTAGAAGCACTGCACTTGATTTTACCACGTCAGCCCCCATTGCGGCAAACGGCTGTTAGCGGTTTGTGCTATTAATGTACTCTTGCAAGCATAATTTTTAAAATTTGATTAATAATTTCTTGTCTGAAGTCTTCATTATAATCGCAGTTAGCTAAAACCACTGCACCGATTTTTTTATCAGGAATAATAAGTAAATAACTCCTAAATCCTTTGTCGCCACCAAAGTGACCTATTGTTTTTTGCCCTTCTATTGTATTTAATTGAAACCCCAAGCCTATATATTTATTCAAATTGGTACTTTGCTTAATCATTGACTGAAAATAATAAGGCTCTTTTTCTGTATCTAATTTTTTAATAAATGAAATCATCCATTTTGAAAGTTCAATTGTAGAAGAATTAAGTGTACTGCTTGGTGAATGCTCTCTGGTATATGGGTAAATATTTCGTTGGTATACATTTTTTGAAAGCCAACTTTTTGAATGCGGGTATGTTTTTAATGAATCAGCTATTTTGAAGTAGCGAAAGTCACTTTGAATCATTTCGTTTGGCGTAAGAATGTTGCTTTTAACATATTCCTCAAATGTCAGTCCTGAAACCTGTTCAACAACTAAGCCTAATATATCATAAGCTAAGTTGCTGTATGCGTACTTTGTAGCGGGAGCAAATTCCAGTTTTATATTTTTATTTAGAATATAATTTTTTAAACTACTGTCATCCTGATTATTATTCGACCAATTATATGAGTTTATATCAGGAATTCCAGAAGTATGATTCAACATGGTCTTAATTGTTATATCATTCACTCTTTTATCGGTATATTTTAACTTAGGTATTATTGTTACCAATTTTTCGTCAAGAGCAAGCTGTCTATTTTCAATAAGATGCATTATAGCTAAAGCAGTAAATATTTTACTTACTGATGCCGTGTGGAAGATTGAATATTCTGTTACTTTTTTTTGGTTGATAATTCCTGTTACACCATAGCCTTTTGAGAAAATTACAGAGTCATCTTTAATGATACCAATTGACAGTCCAGGTATATTATAGTGATTCATTGTACTCGCAATAAGAGAGTCAACTCTTTCAGTAAGTGTGGTTGGGAAATGGTTATAATTTAGGCTTTGTTTAAATGTATTCCTTGAGCATGCTGTAAAAAGACATGTCAAAAGCAAACAAATGGCAATAAATTTTCTGTTCATTAGATTAAAATATTGTTTTTTGATTAAAGGTAGCGTCGGTGTTAGCATAACCGCTAACATGTAGTTATATGCAAGTTATTGCGCATTTTCGCCTAAATTCCTAAAAACAAGTCTAAAAACAGCGTTTTTAAAAACAAGGCGATAAGAAAGAGGGGCTAATTTGGTTAAAAAAGCCTTTTGTCTGTGCAGTTTGGTTAGAAAACTTCTATGCGCAGCTTGTGCTTAAAGAGGGACTGCTATGTCGG contains these protein-coding regions:
- a CDS encoding serine hydrolase, translating into MLAVMLTPTLPLIKKQYFNLMNRKFIAICLLLTCLFTACSRNTFKQSLNYNHFPTTLTERVDSLIASTMNHYNIPGLSIGIIKDDSVIFSKGYGVTGIINQKKVTEYSIFHTASVSKIFTALAIMHLIENRQLALDEKLVTIIPKLKYTDKRVNDITIKTMLNHTSGIPDINSYNWSNNNQDDSSLKNYILNKNIKLEFAPATKYAYSNLAYDILGLVVEQVSGLTFEEYVKSNILTPNEMIQSDFRYFKIADSLKTYPHSKSWLSKNVYQRNIYPYTREHSPSSTLNSSTIELSKWMISFIKKLDTEKEPYYFQSMIKQSTNLNKYIGLGFQLNTIEGQKTIGHFGGDKGFRSYLLIIPDKKIGAVVLANCDYNEDFRQEIINQILKIMLARVH